Proteins co-encoded in one Longimicrobium sp. genomic window:
- a CDS encoding YifB family Mg chelatase-like AAA ATPase — protein sequence MLARVLAGAVLGIDAYLVTIEADAASGLPAFYLVGLPQGAVKEARDRVVAAFMNSGYFLPPRRLTVNLAPADTPKAGSAFDLPIAVGMLAATGQLDSVERLDRYLLVGELALDGRIRPVRGALPIAIAARDAGLAGVVLPAENVGEAAVVDGIEVRGAATLKEVVRFMEGSAPLPVATVDRDALFRVASEHDADFADVKGQEHVKRALEVAAAGGHNILMVGPPGSGKTMLAQRIPGILPPLTFEEALETTKIHSVAGMLNGGKALVSTRPFRNPHTTISDAGLIGGGSNPRPGEASLAHHGVLFLDELPEFRRNVLEQLRQPLEDAKVTLSRAAVSLTYPSRFMLVAAMNPCPCGYHGDGQRKCTCAPQAVQRYLSRVSGPLLDRLDLHVEVPAVRWRDLADRRQGEPSQAIRERVSRAREVQRARFAGRADIHANAHM from the coding sequence TTGCTCGCACGAGTCCTCGCCGGCGCGGTGCTAGGCATCGACGCCTACCTGGTGACCATCGAGGCCGACGCCGCCAGCGGGCTGCCCGCCTTCTACCTGGTGGGGCTCCCCCAGGGCGCGGTGAAGGAGGCGCGCGACCGGGTGGTGGCCGCCTTCATGAACAGCGGCTACTTCCTCCCGCCGCGCCGGCTCACCGTGAACCTGGCGCCCGCCGACACCCCCAAGGCGGGGAGCGCCTTCGACCTGCCGATCGCGGTGGGGATGCTGGCCGCCACGGGGCAGCTGGACTCGGTCGAGCGGCTCGACCGCTACCTGCTGGTGGGCGAGCTGGCGCTGGACGGGCGCATCCGGCCGGTGCGCGGGGCGCTCCCCATCGCCATCGCGGCGCGCGACGCGGGGCTCGCGGGGGTGGTGCTCCCGGCCGAGAACGTGGGCGAGGCGGCGGTGGTGGACGGCATCGAGGTGCGCGGCGCCGCCACGCTCAAGGAGGTGGTGCGCTTCATGGAGGGGAGCGCCCCCCTCCCCGTGGCCACGGTGGACCGGGATGCGCTCTTCCGCGTGGCCTCGGAGCACGACGCCGACTTCGCGGACGTGAAAGGGCAGGAGCACGTCAAGCGCGCGCTGGAGGTGGCGGCGGCGGGCGGCCACAACATCCTGATGGTCGGCCCGCCGGGGTCGGGGAAGACGATGCTGGCGCAGCGCATCCCAGGCATCCTCCCGCCGCTCACCTTCGAGGAGGCGCTGGAGACCACCAAGATCCACTCGGTGGCGGGGATGCTGAACGGGGGGAAGGCCCTGGTCAGCACGCGCCCGTTCCGCAACCCCCACACGACCATCTCCGACGCCGGGCTCATCGGCGGCGGCTCCAACCCCCGGCCCGGGGAGGCGTCGCTGGCGCACCACGGCGTGCTGTTCCTGGACGAGCTGCCGGAGTTCCGCCGCAACGTGCTGGAGCAGCTGAGGCAGCCGCTGGAGGACGCGAAGGTCACGCTGTCGCGCGCCGCGGTCTCGCTCACCTACCCGTCGCGCTTCATGCTGGTGGCCGCCATGAACCCGTGCCCGTGCGGCTACCACGGCGACGGCCAGCGCAAGTGCACCTGCGCGCCGCAGGCGGTGCAGCGCTACCTCTCGCGCGTGTCGGGGCCGCTGCTGGACCGCCTGGACCTGCACGTGGAGGTGCCGGCCGTGCGCTGGCGCGACCTGGCGGACCGGCGCCAGGGCGAGCCGAGCCAGGCGATCCGCGAGCGGGTGAGCCGCGCGCGCGAGGTGCAGCGCGCGCGCTTCGCCGGCCGCGCCGACATCCACGCCAACGCGCACATG